In one Castor canadensis chromosome 15, mCasCan1.hap1v2, whole genome shotgun sequence genomic region, the following are encoded:
- the LOC141417291 gene encoding uncharacterized protein C2orf78-like, protein MSCLSSSSQTSSSITASLVSAIDVNSSVIMSENFQNTSLLGTANSPQLTRPVVSNTSSIVGSVCNLSRVSGPAMTSAWLRPSASNTSFQPLVGSAYIYQHSSTTMLSEVTGQSQIPTSAASYSGIFEWGTAQSTEKKSSSPGNFTGTLIDQDTANSSMTVTTQYDKASDANKVVPLSPSLPANFVQATPSQIPTQAYSMSLPYQEGSHVYYYNQNTLGPPLSGERGFCLQSYGCVSYGGSGSSICQPEMVMVLKKVQPTNILTPVSTSGIYYSMPAQPNREMSFQVMETSMRTETSVELQPSSQAFCFPQTSDFLTSCGSINAQILENNPPLELGDISVLTAVQSSTNNLALPQAPNQEQIEHENLNEIKTKLSKPVEAYHIPIDNRDSPLLPLEIPDIHQFLECIKPLDQEEKPDSENANLVKNSLSFENQGTLENRVECSNGFVDMAALVENIELPPIFNSLAEHHQSKFPTTIKANDMRDAKVNQGQKKSRIVKELTDYIRKKKDRDSELIDGAPKDKIQRHNPECLLEREMIVCSAVSSDSPTVITTKHSTCKPPKAAYSRASKAKGLGQEKTKNTTQNNSKKVEENKQTRNKVKSDEKTIPKMKRKRNQPELSQETFKKPRTYLGMHMLQSVQVFHALGKKTDKKIGSSSCRALANLSTTKGSQYSAAIKSRLDTPHEGKGPKKTQVKAQKEDSSAGNECSSPSQYELPPPGKVKLIPLPFLNPDKPQPRPVPRRPQAFASRRPTGSYPHPNSAQSLAVNACQPASANTSLISPAKPARPISFNATLPGLTKPTQPNVSQSAAARPAPYKTSSFTSFQRQPVSTTMAKFQPPPKSQTQFLLQDFSLQPIPWRKPNVPEPVMSSPITKEQRPEREAMKRKAQQEREHAAKYTSLGKVQFFIEREREMEISQYYGYVM, encoded by the exons ATGAGCTGTTTATCTTCTTCTTCCCAGACATCTTCTAGTATTACCGCATCTCTTGTATCTGCAATTGATGTTAACTCTTCCGTGATCATGTCAG aaaatttccaaaatacatCTTTACTTGGAACTGCAAATTCTCCCCAGCTCACTCGTCCTGTGGTGAGCAATACCTCTTCCATAGTGGGAAGTGTCTGCAACCTCTCCAGAGTCTCTGGGCCAGCCATGACTTCAGCATGGCTGCGGCCATCAGCCTCTAACACCTCTTTCCAGCCACTCGTGGGTAGTGCCTACATTTACCAACATTCTAGCACAACTATGTTGTCTGAAGTTACTGGCCAGAGCCAGATACCTACTTCAGCTGCCTCCTATTCAGGTATTTTTGAGTGGGGTACTGCACAAAGCACAGAAAAGAAGTCATCCTCACCTGGAAACTTCACTGGGACTCTTATTGACCAGGACACAGCAAATTCTTCCATGACTGTAACAACCCAATATGATAAAGCTTCAGATGCCAATAAGGTGGTCCCCCTATCCCCATCATTACCTGCCAACTTTGTTCAAGCAACACCATCTCAGATTCCCACTCAAGCATATAGCATGTCACTTCCTTATCAGGAAGGAAGTCATGTCTATTACTATAATCAAAACACATTGGGGCCTCCGTTATCTGGAGAGCGTGGCTTCTGCCTACAATCTTATGGCTGTGTTTCATATGGAGGGAGTGGGTCCTCTATCTGTCAACCAGAAATGGTGATGGTTCTAAAGAAAGTTCAGCCTACAAACATCCTAACACCGGTTTCAACCTCTGGAATCTACTACTCTATGCCTGCTCAACCCAACAGAGaaatgagttttcaag TGATGGAAACTTCCATGAGGACAGAGACTTCTGTAGAATTGCAACCTTCAAGCCAGGCATTTTGTTTTCCACAAACTTCAGATTTCCTTACATCTTGCGGTAGCATAAATGCTCAAATACTTGAGAATAACCCACCACTTGAGCTTGGAGACATTTCAGTACTAACTGCCGTCCAAAGTTCTACCAATAACCTGGCATTGCCTCAAGCTCCTAACCAGGAACAAATAGAACATGAgaatttgaatgaaataaaaacaaagctttcAAAGCCTGTGGAGGCCTACCATATCCCAATTGACAATCGGGATTCTCCACTACTCCCTTTAGAAATCCCTGACATTCATCAATTTCTGGAATGCATCAAACCTTTAGACCAAGAGGAGAAGCCTGATTCTGAAAATGCCAATTTGGTCAAGAATAGCCTAAGTTTTGAGAACCAAGGGACACTTGAAAATAGGGTTGAATGTAGCAATGGTTTTGTGGACATGGCTGCATTGGTGGAGAATATTGAACTCCCACCTATTTTCAACTCATTGGCAGAACATCACCAGTCCAAATTTCCCACAACCATAAAAGCCAATGACATGAGAGATGCCAAGGTGAATCAGGGGCAGAAAAAGTCAAGGATTGTAAAGGAACTCACTGACTATATCAGAAAGAAGAAGGATAGAGATTCTGAGCTTATCGATGGAGCTCCTAAGGACAAAATTCAGCGTCACAACCCAGAGTGTCTTTTGGAGAGAGAAATGATTGTGTGCAGTGCTGTATCCAGTGACAGCCCAACTGTAATCACAACCAAGCATTCTACCTGCAAACCTCCAAAAGCTGCATACAGTAGGGCCAGCAAGGCTAAAGGCCTTGggcaagaaaagaccaaaaacacCACACAAAACAATTCCAAGAAAGTTGAAGAGAATAAGCAGACAAGGAATAAAGTGAAGTCAGACGAGAAAACGATTCCcaagatgaagaggaagagaaatcaaCCCGAGCTTAGCCAGGAGACATTTAAAAAGCCTCGCACCTATCTAGGTATGCACATGCTGCAGTCAGTGCAGGTTTTTCATGCACTGGGGAAGAAGACTGATAAGAAAATTGGGTCATCCTCGTGTCGGGCTTTGGCAAATTTGAGCACCACCAAAGGCTCCCAGTATTCTGCAGCTATCAAATCACGGCTGGATACCCCACATGAGGGCAAAGGTCCTAAGAAGACTCAAGTCAAAGCCCAGAAAGAAGATAGCAGTGCTGGCAATGAATGCTCCTCTCCATCCCAGTATGAGCTGCCTCCACCTGGCAAGGTCAAGTTGATACCTTTACCTTTTCTGAATCCTGACAAGCCTCAACCTCGACCTGTTCCTCGGAGGCCACAGGCTTTTGCCTCACGTAGGCCCACTGGATCTTACCCTCATCCTAACTCAGCTCAATCTCTGGCAGTCAATGCATGTCAACCAGCTAGTGCCAACACATCTTTGATAAGTCCTGCCAAACCAGCTCGGCCAATTTCATTCAATGCAACTCTACCAGGTTTGACCAAGCCTACCCAGCCTAATGTCTCTCAGTCTGCTGCTGCTAGACCTGCACCCTACAAAACatcttctttcacttctttccaGAGGCAGCCTGTTTCCACTACTATGGCCAAGTTCCAGCCACCACCTAAGTCTCAAACCCAATTTCTACTGCAAGATTTCAGCCTGCAACCAATTCCATGGAGAAAGCCCAATGTTCCTGAGCCAGTAATGTCAAGCCCCATCACAAAAGAGCAACGGCCAGAGCGTGAGGCCATGAAAAGGAAGGCTCAGCAAGAGCGCGAGCATGCAGCCAAATACACTTCTTTGggaaaagtgcagtttttcattgagagagaaagagaaatggaaatttctCAATACTATGGCTATGTAATGTAA